The region CTCATTGGTTCTCAAAGCAATGACCAGGTCGGCGGCGACGCGGTCGGAGGAGGCAGGGTTACTCAACTTTCTAACGGCAACTTCGTTGTGTATAGCTCCAGTTGGTCAGCCTTACGAGGGGCTGCTACGTTTGGCAGCGGCACTGCTGGGGTAATTGGCGCTGTTTCATCGACAAACTCACTTATCGGCTCTGTGGGCAATAGTATCGGTGCCGGCAACAACACCATCAGGGCACTGACAAACGGCGGCTATACGATTTACTCAACAGGTTATGATAACGGGCCAATTCAAAACGCGGGGGCCGTAACTCTTGCGGGTAACGCCGGTATTAGCGGTGAGATCTCATCAGGCAACAGTGTTCTTGGCATGGTTGCGAACGGCACTGCTGCCACTCTGCGTATTGCGTACGATTACACGAACAACCAGCTCATCGTTGGCCGTCTCGCCGAGAATATTGTGTCGCTGTTCCGGCCCGAAGGCGGCAGCACTCCAACCGCAACTCCTACTAACACAGCAACAGCGACGAGTACATCAACTCCAACCAATACGCCGACTGGTGTGGGAACGCCGTCGATCAGCGGAACGGTGACCTATGGAAATGCGATCGGAGCGCCGACGTCGCGGTTTGTTTCAAATGTAACGATCACGGGAACAGGCTCGCCGAATGTCATGACGACGACAGCGGCTCCGGGTGCCACGGCAGGACAATATACACTGACGGGTTTTGGTGCGGGTTCTTACACCCTGACGCCGACAAAGACCGGCGGCGTGAACAGCATCACTTCATTTGATGCTGCGAAGATCTCTCAGCATGTCGCCGGGCCGCCGAATCCGTTGTTGACAGGAAATCAGTTGATCGTGGCAGATGTCAGCGGCAACACTTCGGTCACTTCGTTCGATGCGGCGATGATCGCAAAGTTCGCTGCCGGCCCGCCATACATCGCTCCTGGCATCGGTTCGACATCGACGTGGAGATTCCTTCCGGTAAACCGTATATACGCATCGGTCACAGAAAATCTAGCGGGAGAAGACTTCTCAGCATTGCTGATGGGTGAGGTTTCGGGCAATTGGACAAACTCAGGGGCAAGGCCGACTCGAACTGTGGACAGTGAACAGTGGTCAGCGGACCATGGAAATGACTACGGAACGGCGAAACCGATCGAGGTCACGGCTCACCATGTAACGTCGACGACCGACAAAGAGATAGTTGTTCCCGTGACCGTCGATGGCATTGATGACAAAGGCATTATCGCGTATGAATTCGATCTTCGATACGATCCCTCGGTGATGCAGCCGGTTGATGAAGTTGTGGACATGAAAAACTCGATCAGCCGAGGGCTTTCGGTCGTGACAAATCCTTACGAGCCAGGTTTATTGCGAGTCGTTGTTTACGGAGCTTATCCGATTGATGCGGATGGCTTGTTGTTGAATCTGAGGTTCACTGCTGTTGGGCCGGTTGGTTCGGTTTCACCTCTGACTTTCGAGCGAATAATGTTCAACGAAGGCGAATCGCGAGTGAGCGTAACTAACGGAAAGGTCGAGCTATTCTAATTGAGCATTGAAATGTAGTAGGGCGGAACATTCTGTGTTGAATGTTCCGCCCTACTGACGTGCGCGCTTTGCACACTTTTTTCCTTATCGCTCGCTGATCGGTGCGTAATTCAGGTCGCGGGCTCCGATGTATTCGGCACGCGGGCGGATCAGTTTGTTGTGGCCGTATTGTTCGAGGATGTGGCCGGTCCAGCCTGAAATACGGCTGACGGCGAAGATCGGTGTATAAAGATCGAGCGGGATGTCCATCAGGTAATAGGTCGAAGCCGAGTAAAAATCGACGTTTGGGAACATTCCCTTCTTTTCGTGCATCAACTGCTCGATACGACGCGACATCTCGAACCACTTCGTAACGCCTTTCTTTTCAGCCATGTGCTGTGAGTATTTACGCAGCCAAGTCGCACGCGGGTCTTCGGTTTTATAAACGGCGTGGCCGATGCCCATGATCTTGCGTTTTTCTTCGAGAGCTTTCTCGACCCATGCATCGATCTTATCCGGCTCGCCGATCTCTATGAGCATTTTCATCACGTTGGTATTCGCACCGCCGTGAAGCGGCCCGGCAAGAGCCGCGATGCCGGCCGTGACGCAGCCGTACATGTCGGCAAGCGTTCCCGCGACGACTCGTGTCGTAAATGTAGAGGCGTTCAACTCGTGATCGGCGTGCAGTATCAGACATACATCGAAAATATGAGCTTCATCAGCATCAGCACGCTCGCCGCGAAGCATATAAAGGAAATTCTCTGCAATATTCAGAGAATGATCGGGAGCAACGACTTCCTTGCCGTTGCGGATGCGATCCCAAGCCGCAGATAGAGTTCCGATCTGTCCTGTAAGCTTGACGGCGGCTTTCATTGCGTGTTCGCGATCGGTTCCGTGTCCGTCCTTGTCATAAAAATCAAGCGACGAGACGCTTGTGCGGAGCACATCCATCGGATCGGCATCCTTTGGGAATTGCTTCATCGCCGCAATAACTTCGGCGGGAACCTCGTAGTTCGCCCGAATGTCAGCATTTAGAGCGGCAAGCTCATCTGCCTTTGGCAAACGGCCGTTCCAGAGTAGAAAAATAACTTCCTCAAACGTCGAATGCTCGGCGAGATCGTGAATGTTATAGCCCTGATAAATTAAGATACCGTCGTCGCCGTTAACGTCGCCGATCGAGCTTTGTGCCGCCACAACTCCGCGAAGTCCCGCTGCCGCTGCTCCCGCCGTTGATTCTGTTCCTGTACTCATTTTAATACTCTCTTTTAAATAAAATAGTGATTAACGCAAACTTTCATTTTA is a window of Chloracidobacterium sp. DNA encoding:
- a CDS encoding citrate synthase (catalyzes the formation of citrate from acetyl-CoA and oxaloacetate) translates to MSTGTESTAGAAAAGLRGVVAAQSSIGDVNGDDGILIYQGYNIHDLAEHSTFEEVIFLLWNGRLPKADELAALNADIRANYEVPAEVIAAMKQFPKDADPMDVLRTSVSSLDFYDKDGHGTDREHAMKAAVKLTGQIGTLSAAWDRIRNGKEVVAPDHSLNIAENFLYMLRGERADADEAHIFDVCLILHADHELNASTFTTRVVAGTLADMYGCVTAGIAALAGPLHGGANTNVMKMLIEIGEPDKIDAWVEKALEEKRKIMGIGHAVYKTEDPRATWLRKYSQHMAEKKGVTKWFEMSRRIEQLMHEKKGMFPNVDFYSASTYYLMDIPLDLYTPIFAVSRISGWTGHILEQYGHNKLIRPRAEYIGARDLNYAPISER